A stretch of DNA from Triticum dicoccoides isolate Atlit2015 ecotype Zavitan chromosome 2A, WEW_v2.0, whole genome shotgun sequence:
aaacatgatacatgtgtgaaaacatagacaaacagagtgtcactagtatgcctctacttgactagctcgttaatcaaagatgattatgtttcctaaccatggacaaagagttgttatttgattagcgggatcacatcattaggagaatgatatgattgacttgacccattccgttagcttagcactcgatcgtttagtatgctgctactgctttcttcatgacttatacatgttcctatgactatgagattatgcaactcccgttaaccggaggaacactttgtgtgctaccaaacgtcacaatgtaactggatgatcataaaggtgctctacaggtgctttcaaaggtacttgttgggttggcgtattttgagattaggatttgtcactccgattgtcggtgaggtatctctgggcccactcagtaatgcacatcactataagccttgcaagtattgcaactaatgagttagttgcgggatgatgtattacggaacgaataaatagacttgccggtaacgagattgaactaggtattgagataccgacgatcgaatctcgggcaagtaacatgccgatgacaaagggaacaacgtatgttgttatgcggtttgaccgataaagatcttcgtataatatgtaggagtcaatatgagcatccatgttccgcaattggttattgacgggagacgtgtctcggtcatgtctacatagttctcgaacccgtagggtccgcacgcttaaagttcgatgacggttatattatgagtttatgtgtattgatgtaccgaaggtaatttggagtcccagatgagatcggggacatgacgaggagtctcgaaatggtcgagatgtaaagatcgatatattggacgactatattcggatatcggaaaggttccgagtgattcgggtatttttcggagtaccgaagagttacgggaattcaccggggagtatatgggccttacctagtccgaattggaattggactagggagagggGCTGCTACAGATACGTAGACACACTCCTTACTTCTCGTCTCTCTTCCATTTCCTTGACTCCTACAGATACGTAGACACattttcgtaggaatttttttgaaattactacatttcccaaTAATTACTTTCTGTTTTAATTCAGCAAAAAACTTTCCCCAATAATTACTCTCTGTTTTAATCCAGCAAAAAACTTTGCAGTAACGTGGGATTCGATCCAGCGACTTGCTGGTTCTATGGAACGCAGCGATAaccaccgagacacatcttcgattgTGCCAGAATAGCTTCTTTTTGTTTGATCACTTACTCATGTTTTGAACGGGTTTGCTCATTTTTTTATTCGGAACCGGTTTGTGTTGGTttttaattctttttcttttttccttttagcTCATTTGAATGAACTCTTTTTTAAATCGATGtactttttttcaaaactgatgaattttttttcaaaattgatgaacttttttaaaaaattggtgaacttttttttaaatcaatgatgttttttttcaaaactgatgaacttttattgaattcgatgaacttttttaaatttgtGTGAACTATTTTGTCAAATGAAtgaaactttttcaaatttgatgaatttttttcaaaactggTAAACTTTTTTtctaattcgatgaactttttttaaaatttgaaTGAACCATTTTTTACTCGTCAGATTCGATTGAGCGATCGAGCGAAGCTGCGATCCAGAAGGAAGCAGATCGATGGAAGGAAGCACGGAGCAATCATTTTTTTAGAGGAAAAGCAGGGACCGATCGATCGAAGGATGCAGCGAGTGCCCATtaagatgggccggcccaactacgcGGCTGCGTGAGCGCCCGTTCCACCAAAGGGCGCCTGTAGCGCtaattaggccttgtacaatgggaggtgcttaggagaggtgcttagagaaataaatcaggattttcttaagcaccggtgcttatttgtaaaGAAGAGACGCGTCTCTCttatagaaataggcaccggtgcttcagaaaaacccggtttatttttctaaacaCCTCCCTAAGCAtcttccattgtacaaggccttaggagGGGAACCCCTAGTCGGCGCCTTCAGCGTCGATTAGGTAACCTGGCGCCGACACGTTTCTTCGTTGGGCCGGTTTTGAAGCTGGCCCATTCCACTACACGCAGCACAGCGAAAATTCATTAATAGCGCAAAAACCGGCTCTCATGAGGATTTGATCCCGTGACCTCCACCTCCGGTTCCTGCTTGTTGGCTCCTTAGCCGTTTGTAACTATACTTTTACTTATTATTTAATTTAGAAAATACCGTAGAACGATTGTTCTACGGTTTCAGCTCAAAAAAAAACCTCCACCTCCGGTGCGTGTTGCAAACCACTAGACCAAACATTCTTTAGTGAATTCTTAGGGCGCAAACTGTTTAAGAAGAAAGTACAGCCACGCTATTTACTGCATATAGAAATTAGGAAGACGTGTCTTTTGAAAATAAATTTGAAGAAAATTTGAAAGTTCGCATATCTGAAAACAAACCACGAATTCAAAGAATTTTCATGAATTAGAAAAAATCAACGATTTCATAACAGTTCATAAACTTGGAAAAAGTTTATCAATTTTGAAAGAAGTTCATCGACTTTTGAAAAATTTCATCATTTTTTGAAAACATATACtcaatttttaaaaaagttcataagttttgaaaaaagttcatctattttcaataaaagttcatcaattttgaaaaggtTCATAGATTTCGAAAAGAGTTCAtaaatttttaaaaaagttcacaaacttgaaaaaagttcatcgattttgaaaaaagttcattaaaattggaaaaagttcatggatttcggacaaaagtttatcaaatttgaaaaaagttcattgaatttgaaaaagttcatggatttttgaaaaagttcatcaaagttaAAAAAGATTCACAAAAATTGAAAACAGTTCATGGATTTTTGAAAAACGTTCGTTGATTTGGAAGGGAAAGTTCATCGATTTACAATCACgcatttaagaaaaataaaaagaaaaaaataagaagcagaaAAAGGAAATCCGAACTGGAGAAAGAATAAGAAGTACACAAAAAGTTATCGTGCGTACGCTACCGATGGCCGTAGTGGTTAGCGCGGTGCGCTGTGAAGGTGTATGTCTCAAGTTCGATTCTTGCAGTTCTCATTTTTTGCACTTTAAAAAGAGAAGAATCAAAACGctaattgggccggcccatctcgCGGCAGAGGGagtgcgctgcaggcgcccgtttgcgaAAATGACCTGTAACGGGTgcctgcagcgctaaataggaaGCGCCGAATAGGAGTTCCCAGGATTGACTCCTGTTTCTCGAGAGCAACTAGTTAATGAGTGCTTTTTCGGGAGCCTTGCAACGATTACGCCACGTGTCGTGTTCTGGACGCTCCCTCTGGATTTTTTTTCGCAtgcgtttttggctttttaaacgggtttttttcgacgttttggtttttcaccggtcttccttaacttttcaatcaaaaaaaaatatttttttaaaaaaaatcacgaaaaaacacgtttttctttttttctcctttcgcgagagtcacggttttgctttcgcgagagtcacggccgtgcctctcgaaaacaaaaaaaacacgttttctatttCTTTTGCTTTCGTGAgaatcatggttttgcttccgcgagaggcatgggtttgctttcgcgagagtcacggccgtgcctctcagaaacgaaaaaaaacgtgttttccgtttttttttctttcgcgagagtcacgatttgattccgcgagaggcacgattgtgctttcgcgagagtcacagccgtgcctctcggaaagagaaaagtgttttctgttttttcctttcgcgagagtcacggttttgcttccgcaaaaggcacggttgtgctttcacaagagtcacgaccgtgcctcctcagaaaaggaaaaaaaatgcgctttctctttttttttctgtgagagtcacggttttgcttccgcgagagggacGGTTGTGATTTtctgagaggcacgggcgtgcctctttcggaaagggaaaaatccGTGCACCcagttcggttttttcgtccggtttttttcgtgaaaaaaagttcgtcaaaacctatcaacatggaatctaattttgaagatctcggcgcgaggaatccaacggtgaatgcggtttgagatttggacgcacggtttaaaagataaaaccTTTTGAATAAGCGGATctaagaaaaaagggaaaactccccggTTGCAACAAATGgcccgctgcatgtgcgccacttgtcgcaaccaggGGAGTTGGAatgatctttgcaacgagtactccttaattagtgatttcgctgtTTCTCGTCCTTTTTCTTCCTATTTTTCTGTAAgctaatgggccggcccgtcaATGTAGATCCTTTCAACTCGCGCAAAGAATGGACGCACGTCTGTTTGCGCGAGACCTCCTATGTGACGCACTCTGCGTCAAGTCGTCGCGTTTCGCACAAGGGGGAccttgactgggccggcccatgaagacAGCGACAGCAACAAAAAAATCAAATGTGCATTGTAGCTAAAAAAAATATACACGTTGCCGGGGATTAGAACACACGATGCTGTGCTATAGAGCATGAGTTCTTGCCAACTGAGCTAGGGGTTGTAGCTGATGAAATAGCTAGCATCAAACTTAAAGAACAAACAAGCTGCACATATCCAAATTAGTTTAGGAATTTCAGAAGCAACAATTAAAAAAAACGGAGTTGTGTGAAACGCAAAATCTTaccaaatttgtgaacaaatttaaaAAAGCTGTAAATTTTTCCAAAAACAAGAACATTTTAAAAAACTTGAACAATTTTTTTGAAAccagaacatttttaaaaatttcaaaaCATAATTTGGAAaggtgaacatattttgaaattcctGAACAAAATTTCCAAACACGATTTTTTTAGAAACTTGTGAACAGTTTTTAAAACCGGAACATTTTTCGAAACTTTTGGAaaaatgaaaacatgaacattttctaaaaaatgtgatttttttgaaaaaagaCATTCCAAATAAATTTTGTAaacacaagaacattttttgaaatgccctGAACAATTTACAAAAATGTGaacgtttttttgaattttgaacaatttttttaaacacgaacattttttgaaatttggaacTTTTTTATAAACACGAACTAATTTTGGACTTTCTGAGCAAATTTCGAAAGaaacaaaaaacgaaaaaaaaggaaaacaggaaaaaaagagaggaaaaagaagcagaaaaacagggaaaaaaacgaaaaaaaccaAGAAGAAACTGGAAAAAAcggtcaaaaaagaaaaaaacggttcagggaaccttctagaGGGTTCCCCAAATCGGATGGATAGCTCTAGTTTAATGGGGCGGCCCATTGCAAGCGATGCGGGGTATTGCCCTGTGTGTTCTGTCGACATTTTGACGCACTGAGCGGCGCATAGGAATTTCCTGTTTGCGCCGCCGCATTGGGCTGCAATTTGTGTCAGTTTCGCTTCAAATGGAGGGACCAAATGGGCcgggcgttggagttggccttattgGATTTACCCGCCTTGCCATCAAATAAAATAAAAAGGCACGCCCCTGGCTGGCCCCAATCGATCGGAAAGGAGCGGAGAGCAGGAGAGGCGTACTAGGGTTTGCCGCCGCTTGAGTCACTTCCCCGCCATTGAAAATCGGCCCCTCCCCGCCCGTGGAGGCTCGTCCTTCCTTCCACGAGCCTCACGGTGCCTGCCCCGCCTCGTACGTCCGACGGCTGTACAAGATCACGCCGTTGAACCGAAGCCCTACGCTGGCCAGCCTCTTTGTCCTGCCCAAAGGAAGGTAACTTTCCTTCTTCTATTATCTTTAGATCCGCACGATTTTGGTGGAGGAAATAAAATAATTTGAAATGTATTGAGTTGTGAATGGATTAGTACTTTGATTCATGTTTTCATCGTCCTGCGGCTGGATTGGATTACGAATTGCAAAAAAAATGTAGGACTTGGTTGCACAAAGTCTATTAGATAAATATAATCTTCATCTGGATTCTGGACGCGCCTCCTGCCCCCAAgccccctccttctcctcttcGCATTGCCTCTTCTAGACGGACAAGGGGAAATCTTTAAAATGAGTGTTTTCAGTTGTGTGCCTGCATATAGGGTTTCTATATCGTGTTTTTGGGTGGACTAgctaagtagtactccctccgatgaaatctgaactaaaaccacgacacttactTTGGGACCGAGGGAGTAGAAGAGAACAGGTTACACATTGTCCGGTGGAATGTAAAGCCTAGGTTTGACTACTTTAATCCCAGTGTACTACAACCTGTGCCACAAAATATGGGGTATAGGTGAGCCCCTTTCTTCAGTTGTGATTGTGGTAAACCCTTTACTCCAAGATGATACCAGACATTTATGTTTTGGGGGAGCAAGGTGGCACTTTAAATACAATTGGGCACAACCTAGGCTAGACATCAGGTGTAACAGTGGACAGGCCTTTTCACGTCAGCACTCCATGCTATAATTGCTAGCTGATAATAGAGCTAAGAAATGATGCTATTCGTCCACCTTCTTCGGGGACCCCAACCAAAATTATCACCTTTGGTGTTTTGGGCAAGTCAAGAACCAGCAACCCTGACATAAGGTCATTATTAGCGTTCCTGATTATTTGCTCGGTTATAATTTTATATCGCTGCTTCACCTCTTATGACACCACATTTTGCCCTATTGTTTTACTTTCTAAAAGAAAGTTCTGCTCCAGTCTTGAAAAAGATGCGGAAAGCTAAGAGGGGCGGTGATCATCTCACTAGAAGCTTTTGTAAGAGCAGAAGAGCTTCCAAGAATGAATCATTGGTCTCAGGTATGCTAGATCTTCCTCTTTTCTGTtaggtttccccttgtgttttcagtGCTTTATTtgattattcacagttgtcttaatgtTTTGTTTCCTTCAACTAGGCCGCTTCCTTGGGGACTCTGATCAAGGTGTTCCGTCTGGGCTCAGTGATAGGCTATCATATTTGACTAGAAGTGTTGCCTCTATTACTTTATACAATGGTAATTATATATGCTTAGTCTTCATAGTTTTCCAACAAAATATATTGGAACACAACCAGTTATAAATAATATGAAATGCAATCTTCTGTAGGAGACACAATCTTATTTTCATGCTCGGGCATAGTTATGGAACGCCAGGGGCGCCACCTTACAAGGTTTTTGACCTCTGCAAGTTTGGTTAGAGCTCTCAATGCTACAAATAAAGACCATGATGACTTGAAGGTTGGCACTGACAATCATGCTTTACTAATTTGCTCACTTCTGATAATTGTGTGCTTATTTTTTTGGCGTACCGTTTTGTAGATTCAAGTGCGCCTAGAAGGCAAGGAAGTGTATATGGGGGGGATGGCTGAATTTGATTTAGATCGCAACTTTGCTGTTGTCGATGTCCATGCGTTCCTTGATGTTCAGGTTGGATCTTTCCAGCATGCACAAATTCTGCCCCATGGTGAGACATTAGTAGTTATAGGGCGTCGCGTCTCTGGTGAAATAATAACCAAGAATGTGGAATTGGATGGTGATTCAAGGGTATCtgaggatgatgaagatcttgattgTAAAATCTCAGAGGTACACTTGCATGACGATATGAGCATTTTATTCTATTTCTGTTATGCATGGAGGCAATAAGAATGATTTTGTATTTAACTGTTGGTCCATGCAACTTAATTTTGTTCAAATTTAACCATTGTTTTCTGTCACCTTTGTTGTGTTCTTAGGCTTGGGAAGGTGGGCCACTTCTTTCTGTTGATGGGATGGTTGTTGGCATGAACCTTTTTCTGACTACTAGAAGAGCTGTTTTCCTACCATGGGGCACAATTCTCAAGCATCTGGAGTATTACTGGACATCCCAGCAAAAGAAGACTGGTCTTGCACGGCCAAAAACTTCGAAGGCCTCTAGGTACGTCAATTATGTGTGCCCTTTTGTTCACCGACTCTTCTACATTTAGCTCTTCTCGTAAAGGAGCTAATAAGGAAAGCCTTTTTGCGTGTCAGACAACATATGCATGCAATAATCTGAATCATTTGCTGCTGTTCCTTAGCCTATTTGGCATCTGCGCTTTGCAATTCACAATGTTTACTTTTATATTAACTTGTTCCTTTGCCACCTCAACGAAAATATTTTCCAACCTCTGGCATGTATCACTGATTCACAGTTGCCATGTACTAGATTAGTCGTAGTTCTTGTGCCAAAAAATAGTCATAGTTCTTTTTCAATGTTGAAAACTATGTTTTTCTTATCGGAATgtgtattatgttttcatgaaacaGTTTTCACACAACTTGAGGTCCTTAGGTTTTGGCACCATTTTGTGAATGAATGCACTGGTTTGATCCATTTTGCATTTTGGTTAGTAGTCAACCTAGTCATTTATATGTTCGGCAGGTTTGGAGCAAGACCCATAGGTGAGAAATCTAACAGCCATCCAGAAGGTGAGCACACAGGCACTCCTTGAAACTGCTTAACATTGTGGTATTATGCAAATTCTTGCAGTTTGTAATGGTAGGTATTTAGAAGCTGTGTAAGTCTAGTGTTTACATTTGTATATCAACTAGTCTGCCCTTTTCACTTATATTCTTATAATGTTAGATCTTATCGATTAGCATATGTACACTACATTCTTGGGTATGTTCATTTATGCCGACTTCTAATGTTTGTTGTTGCTCCGGCTGTTGTCATCATGCTGATCATGTGCAGAATCTATGAGAATTTACTTTCTGTGTATAGTATTATTATATGTCAGTGCTGATCATTTCACCTTGTTGTCAGTGCATGGAGATATTCTCAACCAGGAGCAGTTAGATCTAGACTCCATGGGTTACCCTAAGTTACCATCCTCCATGTTAGGAGGTGTGTGATGCTTCTAAATTTTTCTGACCTTTTATAGCAATCCTGTACCACTAACTACTGTTCTACAATGTATATTCCTCCAGCTGGTATGATTTTGGTTAATACTTTTGAAGAGACTTTTGGCGACATACATGGTGAAGGTGTCTGGAGAAACTTTGGTGAACGAGCTTCTAACATAAATCGCAATGTTGTCGCACTGGCTTCATTCAATGGTGATTTTACAGTAATGTACTAATGTGCCATTTACTGTTCATCTCTGTTTTGATTACAAATAGCTAATAGCCAGAATCATGGCATGCAGGAAAAAGAAGGGTTTTTGCATGCACGGGTTTTTTTATTGAATGGAATGGATCTACGATGATTTTGACATCAGCAAGCTTGGTTAGAAATTCCGGTGATGAGAACAAGATTGTTGAGAACTTGAGGGTTGGTGCTCCTTGTTCTGTGACTGCTTTCTTTTGAGGTGTTGCTTAAGTCTCATCACTGTATTGTTTGCAGATTGAAGTGTTGCTTAACAGCCAATTCAGAGAAGGGACGTTACAGCATTATAGTCTACATTACAACGTTGCTCTAGTCAGTGTCAAGGATTATCGTGCTCTTCGTCCATCTAATACTCTACTTCATTGGAAAAAGGATTTTGAAGTAGCAGCTGTAGGGCGTTGCTTCGAATCAGGTGCGCTAATGGCTACTACTGGGGAGCTGGTTTCCTGGACAGGCACACTCGATTGCGATTTTCTCGCAACTTCAACGTGTAAAATCACTAAGGTAATCCTGTATTTTTTATTCCCTAATTTTTCATGGTTATAGTAAGTACTCTATTTTTTTACAAGGCGTAATTTGACTGTCCAAAAGCTAGCTTTGACTGTAAATTCCCCCGACATTATTTTGCTTGCAGTTAACATGGGCATGACAAAGTACTTTGGTATACATTTATTTTGACAAAACCTAGATATTATTGGATTAATCAATGGTCAAAGCTTGAATTTGGACAAGACAAAATACGCCTTGTATTTCTGAAGAAAGGAAGTATAGTTGCGTCTATTTGGAATAGAAATCATACCTTGTTCATGTCAACTTGCCAGGCTGGGATCGGAGGCCCTCTTGTTACTCTTGATGGGGATGTTATTGGCATGAATTTCTATGATAAGAGAATAGGAACCCCTTTCCTGTTATTGGTGGACATTTACAAAATTCTAGCATCGTTTGAGACAAAAAGGTATTCAAGTGCATATCACATAAGTTCTTTTCTGAATAATTCAAGCAGCTGGCTGGAGCATAATCTTATTATTGGTATGTTTGCCAGTGAACTTGGTGAAGTTGGCAATGATAGGCACCCCCCTGGAGCGCCTTTTTGGAAAATGGATGAAGATGGCAAAACTAAGTTAAACAGGTTGGTATTCTGATGCATACTAAGCTGGGTTAAGTTTTGGCCAAATTATCATTGAATTGAACTGCAGGTGGCCTGTGCTCATGCCTTGCTGGCGCAATCCTGACTATGTGGATGAGGATAAATCTGATGATGATGAGTTTGGCTTCGAACCTGAATCCGGCCGCATGCCGAGTTACGGTTACTTTAAGGGAAGGAAACTCATGCTCTTTTAGATGCAACCCTTGATTGGTCACACAATCCCCATATCATTGCTCGTTTGAGATTACAGAAGTAACCTTTGGCTTGCTGAAGTCTTAGTATGTGCAATGTTTGTAGCTTGGAAGCTATGTTGTGTAATACTCCAAAACTATTGTGCAACAATGGAGTAGCACAGTGGCAGAACTACACCCCAGGCAGCCTGGGCTCTAGCttaatcccaaatcctatgaagcatCTCCTTAAGGAACATAATTAATTTTGAACAAATTTGAGGTCATAGCTTACACTATAAGGCTCAGCCTCGGGCTTCACTGGTTTCTGGGTCTGCACTTGGAGGAGCATGTCGTGGTAGTTCAAGTCACACTATCGAGTCGTTAAGATG
This window harbors:
- the LOC119356168 gene encoding uncharacterized protein LOC119356168, producing MRKAKRGGDHLTRSFCKSRRASKNESLVSGRFLGDSDQGVPSGLSDRLSYLTRSVASITLYNGDTILFSCSGIVMERQGRHLTRFLTSASLVRALNATNKDHDDLKIQVRLEGKEVYMGGMAEFDLDRNFAVVDVHAFLDVQVGSFQHAQILPHGETLVVIGRRVSGEIITKNVELDGDSRVSEDDEDLDCKISEAWEGGPLLSVDGMVVGMNLFLTTRRAVFLPWGTILKHLEYYWTSQQKKTGLARPKTSKASRFGARPIGEKSNSHPEVHGDILNQEQLDLDSMGYPKLPSSMLGAGMILVNTFEETFGDIHGEGVWRNFGERASNINRNVVALASFNGKRRVFACTGFFIEWNGSTMILTSASLVRNSGDENKIVENLRIEVLLNSQFREGTLQHYSLHYNVALVSVKDYRALRPSNTLLHWKKDFEVAAVGRCFESGALMATTGELVSWTGTLDCDFLATSTCKITKAGIGGPLVTLDGDVIGMNFYDKRIGTPFLLLVDIYKILASFETKSELGEVGNDRHPPGAPFWKMDEDGKTKLNRWPVLMPCWRNPDYVDEDKSDDDEFGFEPESGRMPSYGYFKGRKLMLF